From Streptomyces sp. NBC_00775, one genomic window encodes:
- a CDS encoding chorismate mutase translates to MADVLDKTGARTDEAADVITGARERIDALDDRIIGLVQERMAVSAVIQKARIESGGRRVNLSREMEVLGHFSDALGKPGTALAMTLLELCRGRI, encoded by the coding sequence ATGGCCGACGTACTCGACAAGACCGGCGCCCGCACCGACGAGGCCGCCGACGTGATCACCGGCGCCCGCGAACGCATCGACGCCCTCGACGACCGCATCATCGGCCTCGTACAGGAACGGATGGCCGTCTCGGCGGTGATCCAGAAGGCCCGGATCGAGTCCGGCGGCCGCCGCGTGAACCTCTCCCGCGAGATGGAGGTCCTCGGCCACTTCAGCGACGCGCTGGGCAAGCCGGGCACCGCACTGGCGATGACGCTGCTGGAGCTGTGCCGCGGCCGCATCTGA
- a CDS encoding pyridoxamine 5'-phosphate oxidase family protein → MTSNWAAFTTAEPDLAKKIENRFGSFTHHVLATLRKDGSPRTTGLEVRFLHGELWLGMMPNSLKALDLRRDPRFALQANPGPGTEMAGGDVRISGRAIEVEDSAAKAAYVKEVEPPEPFHLFRTELTEVVRTYVEDDTYLVAEIWKPGEPVRALRRK, encoded by the coding sequence ATGACGTCGAACTGGGCAGCCTTCACCACCGCCGAACCGGACCTCGCCAAGAAGATCGAGAACCGCTTCGGAAGCTTCACGCACCACGTCCTCGCGACGCTCCGCAAGGACGGTTCACCGCGGACCACCGGCCTCGAAGTCCGTTTCCTGCACGGCGAGCTCTGGCTCGGCATGATGCCGAACTCCCTCAAGGCGCTCGACCTGCGCCGAGACCCGCGCTTCGCGCTCCAGGCGAACCCGGGGCCGGGCACGGAGATGGCGGGAGGCGATGTCCGGATCAGCGGCCGGGCGATCGAGGTCGAGGACTCCGCGGCGAAGGCCGCGTACGTGAAAGAGGTGGAACCGCCGGAGCCGTTCCACCTCTTCCGCACCGAGCTGACGGAGGTCGTACGGACCTACGTCGAGGACGACACGTATCTGGTCGCCGAAATCTGGAAGCCAGGAGAGCCGGTGCGCGCTCTCAGGCGGAAGTGA
- a CDS encoding GMC oxidoreductase: protein MSQENSVQEQLDEGPHEAASESVYDYDVIVVGSGFGGSVTALRLTEKGYRVGVLEAGRRFTRDALPKNSWDIKNYLWAPKLGMYGIQRIHLLGNVMVLAGAGVGGGSLNYANTLYVPPKPFFDDPQWKDITDWEGELKPYYDQARRMLGVRLNPTMTPSDVHLKAAAERMGVGDTFHMAPVGVFFGDGEDADGSAKAKAGEEVADPYFGGAGPARKACTECGECMTGCRHGAKNTLNENYLHLAEKAGAVVHPMTTVVSVTDDSQGGYAVQTLPTDEKRKGAGRTFKARRVVIAAGTYGTQTLLHRMKAGGQLPYISPKLGELTRTNSEALVGAQTDNRRYRKVTGEPKVDFTRGVAITSSIHPDENTHIEPVRYGKGSNSMGGLSILQVPYAEGSSRVVGWLANAARHPLLVLRSLSNRKWSERTIIGLVMQSLDNSLTTHLKPKGAGKGLLTARQGHGSPNPKQIRAASDAASTIAAEINGFAGSNVGELMGTPLTAHFLGGCPIGASAEDGVIDPYHRLYGHPGISVVDGAAVSANLGVNPSLTITAQAERAMSYWPNKGEADPRPAPGAAYERLAPVEPQHPAVPADAFGALKLPFLGMPPVPPKS, encoded by the coding sequence GTGTCACAGGAGAACTCTGTCCAGGAACAGCTGGACGAAGGGCCGCACGAAGCGGCGTCCGAATCCGTGTACGACTATGACGTCATCGTCGTCGGCTCCGGCTTCGGCGGTTCCGTCACCGCCCTGCGGCTGACGGAGAAGGGCTACCGCGTCGGCGTCCTCGAAGCGGGCCGCCGCTTCACCCGTGACGCGCTGCCCAAGAACTCCTGGGACATCAAGAACTACCTCTGGGCCCCGAAGCTCGGCATGTACGGCATCCAGCGCATCCATCTGCTGGGCAATGTGATGGTGCTGGCGGGCGCCGGCGTCGGCGGCGGTTCCCTGAACTACGCCAACACCCTCTACGTACCGCCGAAGCCCTTCTTCGACGACCCGCAGTGGAAGGACATCACCGACTGGGAAGGGGAGTTGAAGCCGTACTACGACCAGGCCCGGCGCATGCTGGGCGTGCGGCTCAACCCGACCATGACGCCGTCGGACGTCCATCTCAAAGCGGCGGCCGAGCGGATGGGTGTCGGCGACACCTTCCACATGGCGCCGGTGGGCGTCTTCTTCGGGGACGGGGAGGACGCCGACGGGAGCGCGAAGGCCAAGGCCGGCGAGGAGGTCGCCGACCCGTACTTCGGTGGCGCCGGACCCGCCCGCAAGGCCTGCACCGAGTGCGGCGAGTGCATGACCGGCTGCCGCCACGGCGCGAAGAACACCCTCAACGAGAACTATCTTCACCTCGCCGAGAAGGCGGGCGCCGTCGTCCATCCCATGACGACCGTCGTGTCCGTCACCGACGACTCGCAGGGCGGGTACGCCGTCCAGACCCTCCCCACGGACGAGAAGCGCAAGGGCGCCGGGCGGACCTTCAAGGCGCGGAGGGTCGTCATCGCCGCCGGTACGTACGGCACCCAGACGCTGTTGCACCGCATGAAGGCGGGCGGTCAACTGCCGTACATCTCACCGAAGTTGGGCGAGCTGACCCGTACCAACTCCGAGGCGCTGGTGGGCGCGCAGACCGACAACCGCCGGTACCGCAAGGTCACCGGTGAGCCCAAGGTCGACTTCACGCGCGGGGTCGCGATCACGTCCTCGATCCACCCCGACGAGAACACCCACATCGAGCCGGTCCGCTACGGCAAGGGATCCAACTCGATGGGCGGCCTGTCCATCCTCCAAGTCCCCTACGCGGAGGGCTCGTCGAGGGTGGTGGGCTGGCTGGCCAACGCCGCGAGGCATCCGCTGCTGGTGCTCCGCTCGCTCTCCAACCGCAAGTGGTCCGAGCGGACCATCATCGGATTGGTGATGCAGTCCCTCGACAACTCGCTGACGACCCATCTGAAGCCGAAGGGTGCGGGGAAGGGGCTGCTGACGGCACGTCAGGGCCACGGTTCCCCCAACCCCAAGCAGATCAGGGCCGCTTCGGATGCCGCCTCCACGATCGCCGCCGAGATCAACGGCTTCGCGGGGAGCAACGTCGGTGAGCTGATGGGTACGCCGCTCACCGCGCACTTCCTGGGCGGCTGCCCGATCGGCGCCAGTGCCGAGGACGGGGTCATCGACCCGTACCACCGGCTGTACGGCCACCCGGGCATCTCCGTCGTCGACGGCGCCGCGGTCTCCGCCAACCTCGGCGTCAACCCGTCGCTCACGATCACCGCCCAGGCCGAGCGCGCGATGTCGTACTGGCCCAACAAGGGCGAGGCCGACCCGCGCCCGGCGCCGGGCGCGGCGTACGAGCGCCTCGCCCCGGTCGAGCCACAGCATCCCGCCGTCCCCGCGGACGCCTTCGGCGCACTGAAGCTGCCGTTCCTGGGGATGCCGCCGGTGCCGCCGAAGTCGTAA
- a CDS encoding DoxX family membrane protein, translating to MTHGMRTDTHSPYLDERRDWRDTATRYALLPLRVFLGVTFIYAGLDKLTNSTFMHDSGSGSIGDLMRSVRDSSAIPALVDLALKSPVGFGYAIALGELAVGIGTLLGLLARLAALGGALISLSLWLTVSWASDPYYYGNDLAYLMAWLPLVLAGASVFSLDAALRARRGQRAGGYR from the coding sequence ATGACTCACGGTATGCGGACGGACACTCACTCGCCCTATCTCGACGAGAGGCGGGACTGGCGAGACACCGCCACCCGCTACGCCCTGCTACCGCTGCGCGTCTTCCTCGGCGTCACCTTCATCTACGCCGGCCTGGACAAACTCACCAACAGCACCTTCATGCACGACTCGGGATCGGGCTCCATTGGGGACCTGATGCGCAGCGTGCGCGATTCCTCGGCGATCCCGGCGCTGGTCGACCTGGCCCTGAAGAGCCCCGTCGGCTTCGGCTACGCCATCGCCCTCGGCGAACTGGCCGTCGGCATCGGCACCCTGCTCGGCCTGCTGGCCCGCCTCGCCGCACTGGGCGGAGCACTCATCTCCCTCAGCCTGTGGCTGACGGTGAGCTGGGCCTCCGACCCGTACTACTACGGCAATGACCTCGCCTATCTGATGGCATGGCTCCCTCTCGTCCTCGCGGGTGCCTCGGTCTTCTCCCTGGACGCGGCCCTGCGAGCCCGGCGCGGGCAGCGCGCCGGGGGCTATCGCTAG
- a CDS encoding LPXTG cell wall anchor domain-containing protein, whose translation MKLRRAMAVAAATAAIAPLALLSAPAAFADETATPVASASAPESESPSESASPTAAETTPEATASASVSESASETAPAPSDSASASASASASTPAPSTSAPEESESPDPEPSECEDSKVDVSITGLPGKIAAGSGWHKFSLNVLNNSDSNLSDLGFFAGASSDQAGEDLFQSKKVQLQAYNPDDKVWEDVDSEGYAVGFVGYTDELKPDYEVDIPLRINVKSSAPVGAGFSLGASIYGDADAECTGYGEVAYKFQIVAAGTDTDGTKPQEGGKAPVSDKPADKGNTPEVDGSLAETGSSSVLPLIGLTGGLAVVAGAGAVFVVRRRKSGDATA comes from the coding sequence ATGAAGCTTCGCCGTGCCATGGCCGTCGCGGCCGCGACGGCTGCCATAGCCCCACTGGCGCTGCTGTCGGCGCCGGCCGCGTTCGCGGACGAGACGGCCACTCCGGTCGCGAGTGCGTCCGCGCCCGAGTCCGAGTCTCCGAGCGAGTCGGCGTCGCCGACCGCGGCCGAGACCACCCCCGAGGCGACCGCCTCCGCGTCCGTGTCCGAGTCCGCGAGCGAGACCGCTCCGGCCCCGAGCGACTCCGCCAGCGCGAGCGCGTCCGCCTCCGCCTCCACCCCGGCGCCGAGCACCTCCGCGCCCGAGGAATCCGAGTCGCCGGACCCGGAGCCGTCCGAGTGCGAGGACTCCAAGGTCGACGTGTCCATCACGGGTCTGCCCGGCAAGATCGCGGCGGGCAGCGGCTGGCACAAGTTCTCCCTGAACGTGCTCAACAACTCCGACTCCAACCTGAGCGACCTCGGCTTCTTCGCCGGTGCGTCCTCCGACCAGGCGGGTGAGGACCTCTTCCAGAGCAAGAAGGTCCAGCTCCAGGCCTACAACCCGGACGACAAGGTCTGGGAGGACGTCGACTCCGAGGGTTACGCGGTCGGCTTCGTCGGCTACACCGACGAGCTCAAGCCCGACTACGAGGTCGACATCCCGCTCCGTATCAACGTGAAGTCCAGCGCCCCGGTCGGCGCCGGCTTCTCCCTCGGCGCCAGCATCTACGGCGACGCCGACGCGGAGTGCACGGGCTACGGCGAGGTCGCGTACAAGTTCCAGATCGTCGCCGCCGGCACGGACACCGACGGCACCAAGCCGCAGGAAGGCGGCAAGGCCCCGGTCTCGGACAAGCCCGCCGACAAGGGCAACACGCCGGAGGTCGACGGCAGCCTCGCCGAGACCGGCTCCAGCTCCGTCCTCCCGCTGATCGGCCTCACCGGCGGTCTCGCCGTCGTCGCCGGTGCCGGTGCGGTGTTCGTCGTTCGTCGCCGCAAGTCGGGTGACGCGACCGCGTAA
- a CDS encoding succinic semialdehyde dehydrogenase: MDGTDATTGAAAKVGTNPLAPAPAGARTAVDVVTPELVAQLTKGVAGSGRTANHTPFTGEKLADLPESTPEDVAKAFERARAAQVAWGATPVRQRAAVLLRFHDLVLARQAEVLDLIQLETGKARLHAHEEVQAVVVAARHYGRKAPSYLRPKRHTGAVPTLTKVTELRHPRGVVGQIAPWNYPLELSVGDALPAFVAGNAVVMKPDTETCLTALWARDLLVEAGLPAEVFQVVIGDGPVVGPEVVKHADYVSFTGSTRTGREVAQGAAARLVGVSLELGGKNAMVVLEDADIDKAAAGAVRACFSSAGQLCISIERLYVHESIADAFAERFAARTKAMRLGTSLAYGADMGSLVGERQLETVTRHVEEAVAKGAKVVAGGVARPDIGPYFFEPTILDGVEAPMAVCAEETFGPVVSLYRFKTEDEVVELANSTPYGLNSSVWTKDGRRGRAVAARLRTGTVNVNEGYAPAYGSVQSPMGGMKDSGLGRRHGSEGILKYTEAQTVAQQRLLPMAPSLGMDDEKYAAFMSRSLKVMKVFRLR; encoded by the coding sequence ATGGACGGCACGGACGCCACCACCGGCGCTGCCGCCAAGGTCGGCACCAACCCGCTGGCCCCCGCCCCCGCCGGCGCCCGAACCGCCGTCGACGTGGTCACCCCCGAGCTGGTCGCGCAGCTCACCAAGGGTGTGGCCGGTTCCGGGCGGACCGCCAACCACACGCCGTTCACCGGTGAGAAGCTGGCCGATCTGCCCGAGTCCACCCCCGAGGACGTGGCCAAGGCCTTCGAGCGGGCCCGCGCCGCCCAGGTCGCCTGGGGCGCCACCCCGGTGCGGCAGCGTGCCGCCGTGCTCCTCCGCTTCCACGACCTCGTGCTCGCCCGCCAGGCCGAGGTCCTCGACCTCATCCAGCTGGAGACCGGCAAGGCCCGGCTGCACGCGCACGAGGAAGTGCAGGCCGTGGTCGTCGCCGCGCGGCACTACGGGCGCAAGGCACCCTCGTACCTCCGTCCCAAGCGGCACACCGGCGCCGTCCCGACCCTCACCAAGGTCACCGAGCTGCGCCACCCGCGCGGGGTCGTCGGCCAGATCGCGCCCTGGAACTACCCCCTCGAACTGTCCGTCGGCGACGCGCTGCCCGCCTTCGTCGCCGGCAACGCCGTCGTCATGAAGCCCGACACCGAGACCTGCCTCACCGCCCTCTGGGCGCGCGACCTGCTCGTCGAGGCCGGGCTGCCTGCCGAGGTGTTCCAAGTCGTCATAGGGGACGGGCCTGTTGTCGGCCCCGAGGTCGTCAAGCACGCCGACTACGTCTCCTTCACCGGCTCCACCCGCACCGGGCGCGAGGTCGCGCAGGGCGCCGCCGCCCGTCTCGTCGGCGTCTCCCTCGAACTCGGCGGCAAGAACGCCATGGTGGTCCTTGAGGACGCCGACATCGACAAGGCCGCCGCGGGCGCCGTCCGCGCGTGCTTCTCCTCCGCCGGTCAACTCTGCATCTCCATCGAGCGGTTGTACGTCCACGAGTCGATCGCCGACGCGTTCGCGGAGCGGTTCGCCGCCCGCACCAAGGCCATGCGGCTCGGCACGTCGCTCGCGTACGGCGCCGACATGGGCTCGCTCGTCGGGGAGCGGCAGCTGGAGACCGTGACGCGGCATGTGGAGGAGGCCGTGGCGAAGGGGGCCAAGGTGGTCGCGGGCGGTGTGGCCCGCCCGGACATCGGGCCGTACTTCTTCGAGCCCACCATCCTCGACGGCGTCGAAGCCCCCATGGCCGTCTGCGCCGAGGAGACCTTCGGGCCCGTCGTCTCCCTCTACCGCTTCAAGACCGAGGACGAGGTCGTCGAACTCGCCAACTCCACGCCGTACGGCCTCAATTCGTCCGTCTGGACGAAGGACGGGCGGAGGGGACGCGCGGTCGCCGCCCGGCTGCGCACCGGGACGGTGAACGTCAACGAGGGGTACGCGCCCGCGTACGGCAGCGTCCAGTCGCCCATGGGCGGCATGAAGGACTCCGGCCTCGGCCGCCGGCACGGCTCCGAGGGCATCCTCAAGTACACCGAGGCGCAGACCGTCGCCCAGCAGCGGCTGCTGCCGATGGCGCCGTCGCTCGGCATGGACGACGAGAAGTACGCCGCGTTCATGAGCCGGAGCCTCAAGGTCATGAAGGTATTTCGTCTGCGCTGA
- a CDS encoding DUF4429 domain-containing protein: MAEIIQRDGTWAFDGSTVRITPGLHRSVPLFRQTYGEIAIPLEAVAGIVYEPERKRGRLRLRLREGADPLLQATGGRLPESADPYKLHVDIDRSGVAEYVAEEIRRALLLDQIPKEPAKTYLLAGPPVPVSVRSSDGTVSFDGAQVRIDWADTSDRVKRATGPRIIAVGDLVQVEWLPNSGYEDGFLRFVTRETVFSKLPSEKDPYALDLWGSARRDLLTALVAAAVTARLPHPSIRTGESVDRPQLAAAVPPQSDHHDVLLRRLRELGELHRDGVLTDEEFAATKAAVLRGF, encoded by the coding sequence ATGGCCGAGATCATCCAGCGCGACGGGACCTGGGCCTTCGACGGCAGCACGGTCAGGATCACGCCGGGACTCCACCGCTCCGTGCCGCTGTTCCGGCAGACGTACGGAGAGATCGCCATCCCCCTGGAGGCGGTTGCAGGCATCGTCTACGAGCCCGAACGCAAGCGCGGCCGTCTGCGCCTCAGGCTTCGCGAGGGCGCCGACCCGCTGTTGCAGGCGACCGGCGGCCGGCTGCCCGAGTCGGCGGACCCCTACAAACTCCACGTCGACATCGACCGTTCCGGGGTCGCCGAGTACGTCGCCGAGGAGATCCGCCGCGCGCTGCTCCTGGACCAGATCCCCAAGGAACCCGCGAAGACCTACCTCCTCGCCGGGCCGCCCGTCCCCGTGTCCGTCCGTTCCAGCGACGGCACGGTCTCGTTCGACGGCGCGCAGGTGCGGATCGACTGGGCGGACACCTCCGACCGGGTCAAGCGGGCGACGGGGCCGCGGATCATCGCCGTGGGCGACCTCGTACAGGTCGAGTGGCTGCCCAACTCCGGCTACGAGGACGGCTTTCTGCGCTTTGTGACGCGCGAGACGGTGTTCTCCAAACTGCCGTCCGAGAAGGACCCGTACGCCCTCGACCTGTGGGGCAGCGCCCGCCGCGACCTCCTCACGGCGCTGGTCGCCGCCGCGGTGACCGCGCGCCTGCCGCATCCGTCCATCCGCACCGGCGAGTCCGTGGACCGCCCCCAACTCGCCGCCGCCGTACCGCCGCAGTCCGACCATCACGACGTACTCCTGCGCCGTCTGCGGGAGTTGGGCGAGCTGCACCGCGACGGCGTGCTGACGGACGAGGAGTTCGCGGCGACGAAGGCGGCGGTACTGCGCGGCTTCTAG
- the guaA gene encoding glutamine-hydrolyzing GMP synthase: MSSATPAAATPDTVLVVDFGAQYAQLIARRVREARVYSEIVPSTTPVAEMLAKNPAAIILSGGPSSVYAEGAPRLDRELFESGVPVFGMCYGFQLMATTLGGTVDNTGAREYGRTPLHVSKSSSTLFEGTPDEQPVWMSHGDACSAAPEGFTVTASTDVVPVAAFENDEKKLYGVQYHPEVMHSTHGQQVLEHFLYRGAGLKPNWTTGNVIDEQVALIREQVGTKRAICGLSGGVDSAVAAALVAKAIGSQLTCVYVDHGLMRKGESEQVEKDFVAATGVQLKVVDAEERFLAALAGVSDPEEKRKIIGREFIRVFEQAQAEIIAEAAEGEDVAFLVQGTLYPDVVESGGGTGTANIKSHHNVGGLPEDLEFELVEPLRKLFKDEVRMVGQELGLPDEIVQRQPFPGPGLGIRIVGEVTKERLDLLREADAIAREELTAAGLDRDIWQCPVVLLADVRSVGVQGDGRTYGHPIVLRPVSSEDAMTADWSRLPYEVLAKISTRITNEVADVNRVVLDVTSKPPGTIEWE, encoded by the coding sequence GTGTCATCAGCGACCCCCGCTGCCGCCACCCCCGACACCGTCCTGGTCGTCGACTTCGGTGCGCAGTACGCCCAGCTCATCGCCCGCCGAGTCCGCGAGGCCCGGGTGTACAGCGAGATCGTGCCGAGCACCACGCCGGTCGCGGAGATGCTCGCCAAGAACCCGGCGGCGATCATCCTCTCCGGCGGCCCCTCGTCGGTGTACGCGGAGGGCGCTCCCCGCCTCGACCGCGAGCTCTTCGAGTCCGGCGTCCCCGTCTTCGGCATGTGCTACGGCTTCCAGCTGATGGCGACGACCCTCGGCGGCACCGTCGACAACACGGGCGCCCGCGAGTACGGCCGTACGCCGCTGCATGTCTCCAAGTCGTCCTCCACCCTCTTCGAGGGCACCCCGGACGAGCAGCCGGTGTGGATGTCGCACGGCGATGCCTGCTCCGCCGCCCCCGAGGGCTTCACCGTCACGGCCTCCACGGACGTCGTCCCGGTCGCGGCCTTCGAGAACGACGAGAAGAAGCTGTACGGGGTCCAGTACCACCCCGAGGTCATGCACTCCACGCACGGCCAGCAGGTGCTGGAGCACTTCCTGTACCGGGGTGCGGGCCTCAAGCCCAACTGGACCACCGGCAACGTCATCGACGAGCAGGTCGCCCTCATCCGCGAGCAGGTCGGCACCAAGCGCGCCATCTGCGGCCTCTCCGGCGGTGTGGACTCCGCCGTCGCCGCCGCCCTCGTCGCCAAGGCCATCGGCTCCCAGCTCACCTGCGTGTACGTCGACCACGGTCTGATGCGCAAGGGCGAGAGCGAGCAGGTCGAGAAGGACTTCGTGGCCGCGACCGGCGTACAGCTGAAGGTCGTGGACGCGGAGGAGCGCTTCCTCGCCGCGCTGGCCGGGGTCTCCGACCCCGAGGAGAAGCGGAAGATCATCGGCCGCGAGTTCATCCGGGTCTTCGAGCAGGCGCAGGCGGAGATCATCGCCGAGGCCGCGGAGGGCGAGGACGTCGCCTTCCTCGTCCAGGGCACCCTCTACCCGGACGTGGTCGAGTCCGGTGGCGGCACCGGCACCGCCAACATCAAGTCCCACCACAACGTGGGCGGCCTCCCCGAGGACCTCGAGTTCGAGCTCGTCGAGCCGCTGCGCAAGCTGTTCAAGGACGAGGTCCGGATGGTTGGCCAGGAGCTCGGCCTGCCGGACGAGATCGTCCAGCGCCAGCCCTTCCCGGGCCCCGGCCTCGGCATCCGTATCGTCGGCGAAGTGACCAAGGAGCGGCTCGACCTGCTCCGCGAGGCCGACGCCATCGCCCGCGAGGAGCTGACGGCCGCCGGTCTCGACCGTGACATCTGGCAGTGCCCGGTGGTCCTGCTCGCGGACGTCCGCAGCGTGGGCGTCCAGGGCGACGGCCGGACGTACGGCCACCCGATCGTGCTGCGTCCGGTGTCGAGTGAGGACGCCATGACGGCCGACTGGTCGCGGCTGCCGTACGAGGTGCTCGCCAAGATCTCGACGCGGATCACGAACGAGGTCGCGGACGTCAACCGGGTCGTCCTCGACGTGACGTCGAAGCCGCCGGGCACCATCGAGTGGGAGTGA
- a CDS encoding class II aldolase/adducin family protein produces MHGPTPPLPLPTDQLRFAMPPMHESPQDERRHRKERLAGALRLFGRLGFEDGVSGHITARDPEYSDCFWVNPFGMPFKHVTVSDLVMANEDGQVIEGRYHVNQAAFTVHAQVHAARPDVVAVAHCHSVHGRALSALGDLLDPITQESCAFYEDHALYDTYSGVAVDAEEGRRIAAALDTRKALVLRNHGLLTVGDSVDAAAWWFLSMERSSQVQLTAHSAGRPILIDHKQAVATREQLGGDLVAWINYQPLWQDISRSEPDLLS; encoded by the coding sequence ATGCACGGGCCCACCCCGCCGCTGCCACTGCCCACCGACCAGCTGCGGTTCGCCATGCCGCCGATGCACGAGTCGCCGCAGGACGAGCGGCGGCATCGCAAGGAACGGCTGGCCGGAGCGCTGCGGCTCTTCGGCCGGCTCGGATTCGAGGACGGGGTCTCCGGGCACATCACGGCGCGCGACCCGGAGTACAGCGACTGCTTCTGGGTGAACCCCTTCGGGATGCCGTTCAAGCACGTCACCGTGAGCGACCTGGTCATGGCCAACGAGGACGGGCAGGTGATCGAGGGCCGCTACCACGTGAACCAGGCGGCGTTCACCGTGCACGCCCAGGTGCACGCCGCCCGGCCCGATGTCGTCGCCGTCGCCCACTGCCACTCCGTGCACGGCCGCGCCCTGTCCGCGCTCGGTGACCTGCTCGACCCGATCACCCAGGAGAGCTGCGCCTTCTACGAGGACCACGCGCTGTACGACACCTACAGCGGCGTCGCCGTCGACGCCGAGGAGGGCCGCCGGATCGCCGCCGCGCTCGACACCCGCAAGGCGCTGGTGCTGCGCAACCATGGGCTGCTGACGGTCGGCGACTCCGTGGACGCCGCCGCCTGGTGGTTCCTGTCCATGGAGCGGTCGAGCCAGGTCCAGCTCACCGCGCACTCCGCCGGGCGGCCGATCCTCATCGACCACAAGCAGGCGGTCGCGACCCGCGAACAGCTCGGCGGCGACCTGGTGGCGTGGATCAACTACCAGCCACTGTGGCAGGACATCAGCCGCAGCGAACCGGATCTGCTGTCCTGA
- a CDS encoding PspC domain-containing protein — translation MTDQQHAAAEPDPGPGPGAPTPGTGHRDAVPPAPGPAEGAQGEEPRAHENPAEPTAPLQPDVPRKFRRDRRQKILGGVCAGLGRQCDMDPVIFRIVLAVLAATGGIGLIFYGFVWLFVPYDDEEENEVRKLLTGRVDGQALTAVLFALVGCGVFLSMLKNGGVLTFAVVLSLLLAGAGYWSQQRGTPDPDPLAAQAVADAPPEAQAPPVPASYPSWWRDPIVKDGSHVGGTGYLWGPKDARDRDVAAAVNIARGTSRPDIRTTREPKPRGPRWIGGRVFLLALLAGGLGTGLTWNDHALGTSLQTGLACALIVFGLGIAISSFLGRTGAGSIFLAVLTAALLAASAALPKDISTHWIRTEWTPTATADVQKSYDLGTGVGTLDLTHLNLAKGQTVKTNAEVGAGRLKVIIPNDATVKLDIEVGVGDIQLPGDGKKDVDVEPGKHKQVTLPPTTGDKNGGTLELDLQVGVGQAEVTRATS, via the coding sequence ATGACAGATCAGCAGCACGCGGCGGCGGAGCCGGACCCCGGCCCCGGCCCGGGCGCCCCCACACCGGGCACCGGGCACCGGGACGCCGTGCCGCCCGCACCGGGCCCTGCCGAAGGCGCCCAAGGTGAGGAGCCGCGCGCGCACGAGAACCCGGCCGAGCCCACCGCCCCGCTCCAGCCCGACGTCCCGCGCAAGTTCCGGCGCGACCGTCGGCAGAAGATCCTGGGCGGGGTGTGCGCCGGTCTCGGCCGGCAGTGCGACATGGACCCGGTGATCTTCCGGATCGTCCTCGCGGTGCTCGCCGCGACCGGCGGCATCGGCCTCATCTTCTACGGCTTCGTGTGGCTGTTCGTCCCGTACGACGACGAGGAGGAGAACGAGGTACGCAAGCTGCTCACCGGCCGCGTGGACGGCCAGGCACTGACGGCCGTTCTCTTCGCGCTCGTCGGCTGCGGAGTGTTCCTCTCCATGCTCAAGAACGGCGGGGTGCTGACCTTCGCCGTCGTCCTCTCCCTCCTCCTGGCGGGCGCGGGGTACTGGTCGCAGCAGCGGGGCACCCCCGACCCCGACCCGCTCGCCGCCCAGGCCGTCGCCGACGCCCCGCCCGAGGCGCAGGCGCCGCCCGTCCCCGCCTCCTACCCCTCCTGGTGGCGCGACCCGATCGTCAAGGACGGATCGCATGTGGGCGGCACCGGCTATCTGTGGGGCCCGAAGGACGCGCGGGACCGGGATGTCGCGGCAGCGGTCAACATCGCCCGTGGCACATCCCGCCCGGACATACGCACCACGCGCGAGCCGAAGCCGCGCGGCCCTCGCTGGATCGGCGGCCGGGTCTTCCTGCTCGCCCTCCTCGCGGGCGGCCTCGGCACCGGTCTCACCTGGAACGACCACGCGCTCGGCACCAGCCTGCAGACCGGCCTGGCCTGCGCGCTGATCGTGTTCGGCCTGGGCATAGCGATCAGCTCGTTCCTGGGACGCACGGGCGCGGGCTCGATCTTCCTCGCCGTGCTCACGGCGGCCCTGCTCGCCGCCTCCGCGGCCCTCCCGAAGGACATCAGCACCCACTGGATACGGACGGAGTGGACGCCCACGGCCACGGCCGACGTACAGAAGAGCTACGACCTCGGCACGGGCGTCGGCACCCTGGACCTCACCCACCTGAACCTCGCCAAGGGCCAGACGGTGAAGACGAACGCGGAGGTGGGTGCGGGCCGGCTGAAGGTGATCATCCCCAACGACGCGACCGTGAAGCTGGACATCGAGGTGGGCGTCGGAGACATCCAGCTGCCGGGCGACGGCAAGAAGGACGTGGACGTGGAACCGGGCAAGCACAAGCAGGTGACCCTGCCGCCCACGACAGGCGACAAGAACGGCGGCACCCTCGAGCTCGACCTCCAGGTCGGCGTGGGACAGGCGGAGGTGACCCGTGCTACGTCATGA